A single window of Maylandia zebra isolate NMK-2024a linkage group LG2, Mzebra_GT3a, whole genome shotgun sequence DNA harbors:
- the LOC143413253 gene encoding uncharacterized protein LOC143413253, with protein sequence MSLLLEDNIITFVKNELKKIQKALNPNKPQCLEFQREDDEQRRNSREAFVKITVDFLRRMKQEELADRLQRQLPAAVCHRKLKSKLKKKFQCVFEGIAKAGNPTLLNQIYTELYITEGGTAEVNDEHEVRQIETASRKPDRPETTIRQEDIFKASPGRDEPIRTVLTKGVAGIGKTVLTQKYSLDWAEDKANQHIQFIFPFTFRELNVLKEEKLSLVGLVHHFFTETKEAGICSFEDFQVVFIFDGLDECRLPLDFHKTTILTDPRKSTSVDVLLINLIRGKLLPSARLWITTRPAAANQIPPDCVGMVTEVRGFTDPQKEEYFRKRFRDKKQGSSIISHIKTSRSLHIMCHIPTNQTLLRALMKQTGSSSLTNQETVQYIKEKLSENLSAEKSINLIHCLNELNDRSLVEEIQQYRTSGSLSTGKLSPAQCSALTFILLSSEEDLDEFDFKKYSASEEALLRMLPVVKASNKALLSSCNVSEEGCENLLSVVSSQSCSLRELDLSTNSLKASAVKLLSAAVESPHAKLNVLRLNICELSEENCEALSSVLSSQSSSLTELDLSIRKLQDSGVKLLSAGLQRLNCKLNTLRLSGCNLSERSCEALSSVLSSQSSSLRELDLSNSDLQDSGVKLLSAGLKSSQCAVETLRSGFKLFHR encoded by the exons ATGTCTTTG ctgctggaggacaacatcatcacttttgtgaagaacgagctgaagaagatccagaaggctctgaatccaaataagccccagtgcttggagtttcagagggaggatgatgagcagaggagaaacagcagagaggcatttgtgaagatcacagtggacttcctgaggagaatgaagcaggaggagctggctgaccgtctgcagagac aacttccagctgctgtttgtcatcgtAAACTTAAGTCtaagctgaagaagaagttccagtgtgtgtttgagggcatcgctaaagcaggaaacccaaccctcctgaatcagatctacacagagctctacatcacagagggtgggactgcagaggtcaatgatgaacatgaggtcagacagattgaaacagcatccaggaaaccagacagaccagaaacaaccatcagacaagaagacatctttaaagcctcacctggaagagacgaaccaatcagaacagtgctgacaaagggagtggctggcattgggaaaacagtcttaacacagaaatacagcctggactgggctgaagacaaagccaaccagcacatccagttcatatttccattcactttcagagagctgaatgtgctgaaagaggaaaagttaagcttggtgggacttgttcatcacttctttactgaaaccaaagaagcaggaatctgcagctttgaagacttccaggttgtgttcatctttgatggtctggatgagtgtcgacttcctctggacttccacaaaactacaatcctaactgaccctagaaagtccacctcagtggatgtgctgctgataaacctcatcagggggaaactgcttccctctgctcgcctctggataaccacacgacctgcagcagccaatcagatccctcctgactgtgttggcatggtgacagaggtcagagggttcactgacccacagaaggaggagtacttcaggaagagattcagagataagAAGCAGGGCAGCagcatcatctcccacatcaagacatcacgaagcctccacatcatgtgccacatccca accaatcagactctcttACGAGCCCTGATgaaacagacaggaagtagctcactgaccaatcaggaaacagtccagtacatcaaggagaagctcagtgagaatctgtctgcagagaaaagcatcaatctgatccactgtctgaatgaactgaatgatcgttctctagtggaggagatccaacaatacaggacttcaggaagtctctccacaggtaaactgtctcctgctcagtgctcagctctgaccttcatcttactgtcatcagaagaagatctggatgagtttgacttcaagaaatactctgcttcagaggaggctcttctgagaatgctgccagtggtcaaagcctccaacaaagctct actgagcagctgtaacgtctcagaggaaggctgtgaaaatttgttgtcagtggtcagctcccagtcctgtagtctgagagagctggacctgagtaccaacagcctgaaggcttcagcagtaaagcttctgtctgctgcagtggagagtccacatgccaaactgaatgttctgag acttaacatctgtgaactctcagaggaaaactgtgaagctctgtcctcagttctcagctcgcagtcctctagtctgacagagctggacctgagtatcagaaagctgcaggattcaggagtgaagcttctgtctgctggactacaacgtttaaactgtaaactgaatactctgag actgagtggctgtaacctgtcagagagaagctgtgaagctctgtcctcagtcctcagctcccagtcctccagtctgagagagctggacctgagtaactctgacctgcaggattcaggagtgaagcttctgtccgctggactaaagagttcacagtgtgcagtggaaactctcaggtcaggattcaaacttttccacagatga